AGCGTTCCTATGTGAGCTATGCGGGCCGTGGCGGCCTGGAGGTGGATCTCGGCGAGAAGCTCAACGGCGAACTCGCGCTCGGCTACGAGACCTATCGTTTCGACGACGACCGGCTGGGCGACCTCGGCGGCCTCTCGGTCGACGGGCGGGTCAACTGGTCGCCGCAGCGCGGCACCGACGTGCTGTTCGGCCTCTTGACCTATCTCGATCCATCGACGACCGCGGACAACCCGGGCTCGATCAACTACGAGCTGACCAATATCATCACCCACCAGCTCCGTTCGACACTGGTCGCGACTCTATCGAACAGCCTGACACTGCGCGATTTCCCGTCGGATGCCACCGCATCCGACGAGGCCACCTGGCGCACCGGCGCCGGTCTGACATGGGACATGAGCCGCTATCTGGCGCTGACAGGGGACGTCAGCTACGAGCGCACGAACAGGGATGTCGGACCTTCGAGCGACACGACGCGCGTCGGCGTCGGCCTGACGCTGCGGCGTTGACCGCGCTCCCGTCGGCGCCCTCCTCAGTCCACGACGAACAGCTTTGCCCCGACCGACGTGAATTGTCGGCCACCTGATAACTCGTGCCGGGTTTCAGAACAAACCGCCGTCCATCCTGCAATTCCGTATGCAGTTCGCCCTCCAGGCAGTAGAGAATGTGTCCTTTGGAGCACCAATGGTCGGCAAGATAGCCAGGCGTGTATTCGACGACGCGCACGCGTATCGGACCGAACCACCGCGTCCGCCAGTAGGCGACGCCCGTTTCACCCTTGTGCTCGGTTGCCTCGACCTCGGCCCAGTCGGTGATTTCGAAAGGGATGGCGTTTATTTCCACGGCAGGCGCTCCTGATTGCTGAAACGGGGCATCAGGCTGCTTCCTGCTGCAACGCCCGCCGGGCAAGGTCGGGGTTCACGTTCCGGCCGGAGAGAACAACGACGACGGTCTTTCCGCCAATCGGCATCTTGCCGCTCAGAACTGCCGCTAGGGCCACCGCCCCGCCGGGCTCGACGCCGAGGCCGAACTCGCCGAAGGCGACGCGCATCGCCATCAGGGTTTCCCCGTCCGTAGCAGCGAAGGTTCCCGCCAGCCTGTTCCTGACGATGTCGAACGGGATTTCGGCCATGTAGAGACCGGTGATCGCATCGCAGATCGAACGCCCGCCCGGCGGAAGATTGATCCGCCGACCCGCCGCCAGCGAATTCGCCATCTTTTCGAATCCGGCCGCCTCGACGCCATGGACCCTGGTTCCGGGCGACCTTTGCTCAAGTGCGAGAGCACAGCCTCCGGCCAGCCCGCCACCCGAGCAGGGGACAACAACGTCATCGATCGTCGCCCCGAGCGCCACCGTCTGGTCCGCGATCTCGAGGCCGACGGTGCCCTGGCCGGCGACGACCCAGAAGTCGTCGGCCGGATCGACGAAGACGCGCCCTTCGCGACTGGCGATATCGGCCGCTACCTCGGCAATCTTCTGCATCGGCGCCTGGACGACCGTGGCGCCGTAGCCCTTGATTCGCTCGACTTTGGCGGCCGGAGCGGTATCGGGGACCACGACGGTGGCCGAGGTGCCGATCAGGCTGGCGCAATAGGCGATCGCCAAGCCGTGATTGCCGGAGGAACGGACCACGACGCCGCGCCGGTGCTCGTCCTCCGTCAGCGCCTTCATCCGGTTCGCAGCGCCTCGAAGCTTGAACGAACCGGTTACCTGCAAGTTCTCCGCCTTGATGAGAAGCCGGCCGCCAAGCTCGCGGTTGAGCCAGGGGGATTCGAGCAACGGCGTCACGATGCCGATGCCGGCGATGCGGCGGCTGGCCACCTCTATGTCTGCATAGGTTGGCAGGGGTTTTGCGTGGGATGCCGCTTCGGCCATTGATGACGCTCCTTGGGAGATTTCGCATCAATCTGCCAATGGGTGGGATCAGCGCAACCGCAATATTGTACCCGGAGCAATTTTGTCGTGACCGATTCTCACCATGTGGCGCGGGTGAGCGAGACATCTGAACACCACACCGTGAGCGGCCTTCCACCGCGCCTCGGACGGCGGACTCAGGCCGTATCTACAGCGCCGTGCGTCTTTTCAGACGCACTAAGGACGCTGTAGCACTTTGAAATGCTGCATGATTTTGTCCTTAAATCGATTCCGATTTAAGGAATCATGCAGTCGGGACGCGGCCCGAGACTTCCGATGAGACTACTTCAATCCTTGCAGCAGCGTCTTGAGCGGCCCCTCGACGGTCGGGCGAATGTCGGCGCGCTCGAGGGCGAAGGCGACGTTGGCGAGGATGAAGCCGTCCTTCGCCCCGCAGTCGAAGGTCTCGCCGCGGAAATGATA
This DNA window, taken from Sinorhizobium fredii NGR234, encodes the following:
- a CDS encoding threonine ammonia-lyase, with amino-acid sequence MAEAASHAKPLPTYADIEVASRRIAGIGIVTPLLESPWLNRELGGRLLIKAENLQVTGSFKLRGAANRMKALTEDEHRRGVVVRSSGNHGLAIAYCASLIGTSATVVVPDTAPAAKVERIKGYGATVVQAPMQKIAEVAADIASREGRVFVDPADDFWVVAGQGTVGLEIADQTVALGATIDDVVVPCSGGGLAGGCALALEQRSPGTRVHGVEAAGFEKMANSLAAGRRINLPPGGRSICDAITGLYMAEIPFDIVRNRLAGTFAATDGETLMAMRVAFGEFGLGVEPGGAVALAAVLSGKMPIGGKTVVVVLSGRNVNPDLARRALQQEAA